The following DNA comes from Planktothrix sp. FACHB-1365.
TGACCTAAAATAGCCCCCCTAATATTCACTTCTAAACCGTAATTAGAAGCTAGACGAGAAATCACGGGTTCTTGATGGTATTCTTTAGGAATTCTGACTCGAATTCGAGAAATAAATTGATACTTTTCTCTGGCAGTGAACACAGATAAATTAGTATCATCCGGCTCGAATTTTGTTGAATTTAAAGACATTTTATTTTCCTTAAATCAAGAAATAAAAAGTGATGTAGGGGAGCAAAATCGTGCTATTTTCTATTTAGATTGAGCGATTTTAGCTTGCATTTGATCAAAAAATGCCCCATCCGCAAAAAATTGAGTATCTACCTGTTTCCAGCCCCCTAAATCTTTAACAGTAAACAGTTTTTCAACTTTAGGAAATTGGCTGGCAAATTCCGCTTCAACCGTTGGTTC
Coding sequences within:
- a CDS encoding NIL domain-containing protein, with the protein product MSLNSTKFEPDDTNLSVFTAREKYQFISRIRVRIPKEYHQEPVISRLASNYGLEVNIRGAILGQNAREDGWFDLLLKGTPQQIDSAMIYLSDLDVEVWQDSKAEVDGW